Proteins encoded together in one Juglans regia cultivar Chandler chromosome 9, Walnut 2.0, whole genome shotgun sequence window:
- the LOC109000280 gene encoding 5-formyltetrahydrofolate cyclo-ligase, mitochondrial-like, with translation MRLIRQVKQRVLAALMNQPCTRPAPAPAPAPKTLLSRPPSYAPPSTVTFSTMNKNTEQEHLDSVYKQKRALRSRVRKALKAMEPDLRSQEDNVIQSIILESPWFKSSRRLCAYISCSALREVDTSKLLSETLSNPTEDGHTQRGKILYVPRVEDKNCHMRMLRISCIDDLVPNSMDILEPVPVDSDGNEREDVMLANEPVDLFLLPGLAFDRSGRRLGRGGGYYDTFLKKYQELAKARDWKQPLHVALSYSVQIMDEGVIAVTPNDIPVDALVSPVGVIPVSQAALDRMKL, from the exons ATGAGGCTAATCCGACAAGTGAAGCAACGCGTATTGGCAGCGCTGATGAACCAACCCTGCACCAGACCAGCACCAGCACCAGCACCAGCACCAAAGACGCTTCTCTCTCGCCCACCCTCGTACGCGCCTCCATCCACCGTTACCTTCTCGACGATGAACAAGAACACAGAACAAGAACATCTGGACTCCGTGTACAAGCAAAAACGAGCGCTCCGATCCAGGGTCCGCAAGGCCCTCAAGGCTATGGAGCCCGACCTCAGATCCCAAGAAG acAATGTCATTCAGAGTATTATTTTGGAATCTCCATGGTTTAAATCTAGTAGGAGATTGTGTGCCTATATAAGCTGCAGTGCTTTGCGGGAAGTTGACACATCAAAATTGTTGTCTGAAACTCTGTCAAATCCAACTGAAG ATGGCCACACACAGAGAGGAAAAATACTTTATGTTCCACGTGTGGAGGACAAGAATTGTCACATGCGCATGCTGAGAATCTCATGTATTGATGATCTTGTTCCAAATTCAATGGACATCTTAGAACCAGTTCCAGTGGATAGTGATGGAAACGAACGTGAAGATG TTATGCTTGCAAATGAGCCAGTTGATTTGTTCCTCTTGCCTG GACTAGCATTTGACAGATCTGGAAGGCGCCTGGGTCGTGGTGGAGG TTATTATGATACCTTCCTGAAGAAATACCAAGAGCTTGCAAAGGCAAGGGATTGGAAGCAACCCCTCCATG TTGCGCTGTCATATTCTGTTCAGATAATGGATGAAGGAGTTATAGCAGTCACTCCAAATGACATTCCTGTGGATGCTCTCGTATCCCCAGTCGGTGTGATTCCTGTTAGCCAAGCTGCCTTAGACAG GATGAAGCTTTGA
- the LOC109000281 gene encoding germin-like protein subfamily T member 1, with product MKIPSTSHVHMLSYLVVLLLLPLLSFAADPDSLQDFCVADLSASISVNGFPCKPASEVTSDDFFFDGLTKVGDTSNIFGSNVTGGNVLTFPALNTLGISMNRVDFAPGGVNPPHSHPRATESGVIIEGKLLVGFVTTGNVYHSKVLTAGQMFVIPKGLVHFQKNVGVGKALTIAAFNSQLPGAVVLPFTLFASTPSIPDDVLTRAFQVEEKVVQSIRSKFSS from the coding sequence ATGAAGATTCCATCAACTTCACACGTCCACATGCTGTCATACCTCGTCGTGTTGTTGCTTCTCCCCTTGCTTTCCTTTGCAGCCGACCCCGATTCATTACAGGATTTCTGTGTGGCGGATCTGAGTGCCTCTATATCAGTTAATGGCTTCCCTTGCAAACCTGCCTCAGAAGTAACTTCAGATGATTTCTTCTTTGATGGTTTAACCAAAGTTGGTGACACATCAAACATCTTTGGCTCAAACGTCACTGGAGGTAATGTCCTTACTTTTCCTGCACTCAACACGCTTGGGATTTCAATGAACAGAGTGGACTTTGCTCCGGGAGGAGTTAATCCACCCCACTCTCACCCTCGTGCAACCGAGAGCGGCGTGATCATTGAAGGGAAGCTACTTGTGGGGTTTGTGACAACTGGGAATGTGTATCACTCTAAAGTCTTGACTGCTGGGCAGATGTTTGTCATTCCTAAAGGACTTGTACACTTCCAAAAGAACGTTGGAGTAGGGAAGGCCCTTACCATTGCGGCTTTCAACAGTCAGTTACCTGGGGCTGTGGTCCTCCCCTTTACTCTCTTTGCTTCAACACCCTCGATTCCAGATGATGTTCTAACGAGGGCCTTCCAAGTAGAAGAAAAGGTTGTCCAATCTATAAGGTCGAAGTTCAGTTCTTGA